The Argopecten irradians isolate NY chromosome 6, Ai_NY, whole genome shotgun sequence genome has a window encoding:
- the LOC138325301 gene encoding peroxiredoxin-like 2C, giving the protein MADDQEETVVDFEKLQDLFVYDESGQNVRFSDVYKHQKTIIVFTRHFHCFVCKNYIEDLGIVPHENLQTADVGIVAIGPAPFKFIKTFKEDTDFSFPLFTDPERKVYKALNLQENLVHGDSRNSKHVKQNLFMGTLKSTWNALKVGELEGNIKQQGGAFILGPGDVVHFAHIDKNSLDHTPINDLLEKAGVDPVSFPKDRR; this is encoded by the exons ATGGCAGACGACCAAGAAGAAACAGTGGTAGACTTTGAAAAACTACAGGATTTATTCGTCTATGACGAATCGGGACAAAATGTTCGTTTTTCAGATGTTTACAAACATCAGAAAACGATCATTGTATTCACGCGG CACTTTCATTGCTTTGTATGCAAGAACTACATAGAAG ATTTAGGAATCGTTCCACATGAAAATCTACAG ACGGCTGATGTTGGAATTGTTGCCATTGGACCAGCCCCGTTCAAGTTTATAAAG ACTTTTAAAGAAGATACAGATTTTAGTTTCCCCCTGTTTACTGATCCAGAGAGGAAAGTTTACAAGGCCCTCAACCTCCAGGAAAACTTAGTACACGGTGACAGCAGGA ATAGCAAACATGTCAAGCAAAACCTCTTTATGGGAACTCTGAAGAGTACATGGAATGCTCTGAAGGTGGGAGAGTTAGAGGGCAATATAAAGCAACAGGGAGGTGCATTTATACTGGGGCCAG gtGATGTTGTTCACTTTGCTCACATTGATAAAAATTCTCTGGACCATACACCGATAAATGATCTGCTGGAGAAAGCAGGAGTTGATCCAGTTAGCTTCCCCAAGGACAGACGGTAG
- the LOC138325300 gene encoding peroxiredoxin-like 2C: MSTQTTKMADEKEKDGLVNNVDDLKMSRGEKPEIVVDMEKLKNLYVYDEMENKIRFSDIYKHQKTIIVFTRHFLCFVCKDYMEDLGIIPLEYLQAADVRIVAIGPAPCKFIKPFKKETGFNYTLYTDPEREVYKTLNLKEKMVHGDEKNSKHVKQSPFMGILRSTWKAMKVQEYEGNIKQQGGAFIMGPGDVVHFAHIDENSLDHTPINDLLEKAGVAPVSFPKDKRVQHL; this comes from the exons ATGTCCACACAAACAACCAAGATGGCAGACGAAAAGGAAAAGGATGGCTTGGTGAACAATGTCGATGATCTCAAAATGTCGAGAGGAGAAAAGCCAGAAATTGTTGTCGACATGGAAAAACTTAAAAATCTGTATGTTTATGACGAAATGGAGAACAAAATTCGATTCTCGGACATCTACAAACACCAGAAAACAATTATTGTTTTCACACGG cattttctttgttttgtgtGCAAAGATTACATGGAAG atttAGGCATTATACCTCTGGAGTATCTACAG gCTGCTGATGTAAGAATTGTAGCAATTGGACCAGCTCCTTGCAAGTTCATAAAG CCATTCAAAAAAGAGACTGGTTTTAATTATACTTTATACACTGACCCAGAGAGGGAGGTCTACAAGACTCTCAACCTCAAGGAAAAGATGGTGCATGGGGATGAGAAAA ATAGCAAGCATGTGAAGCAGAGTCCTTTTATGGGAATATTGAGAAGTACATGGAAGGCGATGAAAGTCCAGGAATATGAAGGAAACATCAAACAACAAGGGGGAGCCTTTATAATGGGACCAG GTGATGTTGTACACTTTGCTCACATTGATGAAAATTCCCTGGATCATACACCGATAAATGATCTGCTGGAGAAAGCAGGAGTTGCTCCAGTTAGTTTCCCTAAGGACAAACGAGTTCAGCATTTATGA